A window of Bacteroidota bacterium genomic DNA:
GATTACCTACAACCCAATTTTAACAGAAGATGGTATTTATGAATTGCTAGTACAAGCAAAAGACAGATCAAAAAACCAGTCCGGAAAAAATGATTACAAAATACAATTTGAAGTAATACAAAAATCAAGTATTACAGAGGTGATGAATTATCCTAATCCATTTTCTACCTCCACGCGATTTGTGTTTACATTAACCGGAAGTGAAGTGCCTACCGATTTTAGAATACAAATTATGACTATTACCGGCAAGGTTGTTCGAGAAATTTCGCAAGCCGAACTAGGACCAATTCGCATTGGTAAAAACATTACCCAATATGCATGGAATGGCAAAGATGATTTTGGAGATCAATTAGCCAATGGAGTATACTTGTATAAAGTAATTACCCGCTTAAGCAACGAAAGTATTGAGAAGCGTGCCACCGATGCTGACCAATACTTTACAAAAGGTTTTGGGAAAATGTATTTAATGAGGTAGTTTGTTATTTTTTCTCTAATACTTTTGGCACTTTAAAATAATCAGAATCTTTTTTAGGAGCATTCTTCAGAGCATCATCTTGAGTAATTTCTTGTTTTATCTCATCCTCACGCAAAACATTTACATCCTCATTGATATATATTAATGGCTCTACATTTGTAGTATCTACTTGATTTAGTTTTTCTACAAATGCTATCATCTTAGTTAAATCCGTTTTCATTTGTTGTTTTGAAGAATCGTTAAACTCTAACTTGGCAAGCTCTGCAATTCTATCAATTAAATCATTCGTTATTTCCATGTTGTTGTAAATCGGTTGCAAAAATTGTGTGTACCTTATTCAGCAAAGGTAATAAATCTTCCTCTGTTAATCCTTTTGTATCAATTGGCTTGTGAATAATTGCCTTTGTAAACCCAGGTCCACCTTTGGCTTTAAAAAAGCCTCCACTTTGCATGCGTTTCCAATTGTCTATAAATGTTATTGGAATAATCGGAATCTGTTTTTGTATAGCAAGCCTAAAAGCTCCCTTTTTTAAGGGCAGAAGCTTACCTTCTCGGTTGAATGTGCCTTCCGGATAAAGAAACATACTATTGCCTTTATCAACCTGTTCTGCTGACTGCA
This region includes:
- a CDS encoding 1-acyl-sn-glycerol-3-phosphate acyltransferase gives rise to the protein MLLSNEKWFGYAFSLKRMWAKFILLSNGIFIKKKVYLDWNTINGPVVYCANHTSYIDIVISYVVVPKYFSYMGKKELQKIPLFNIFFKRMNILVDRKNKHESHKALLQSAEQVDKGNSMFLYPEGTFNREGKLLPLKKGAFRLAIQKQIPIIPITFIDNWKRMQSGGFFKAKGGPGFTKAIIHKPIDTKGLTEEDLLPLLNKVHTIFATDLQQHGNNE
- the gatC gene encoding Asp-tRNA(Asn)/Glu-tRNA(Gln) amidotransferase subunit GatC: MEITNDLIDRIAELAKLEFNDSSKQQMKTDLTKMIAFVEKLNQVDTTNVEPLIYINEDVNVLREDEIKQEITQDDALKNAPKKDSDYFKVPKVLEKK